A single window of Lentimicrobiaceae bacterium DNA harbors:
- a CDS encoding response regulator transcription factor, whose protein sequence is MKINCIAIDDEPLALDIIREYCEKVPFLNLQHTFGNAIDTLEYLRNNKVDLILLDIQMEELTGIQLLNALKVKPFVILTTAYDAYALQGFDLDVTDYLLKPISFERFLKAIDKVYDRMLNEGQKLAETNPSAHQPEFNVKDYFFVKTETRIERVRTSEVLYVEGMGDYWRIVTTSRRIMTLMNARGIEDVLPEPHFCRVHKSFFVAIDKIDFVERRHIKIADRSIPVSDTYQKNFFDMIEGKRQGF, encoded by the coding sequence ATGAAAATAAATTGTATAGCCATTGACGATGAACCCCTGGCCCTCGATATCATCAGGGAATACTGCGAAAAAGTGCCTTTTTTAAACCTGCAGCATACTTTTGGCAATGCCATAGATACACTCGAGTATTTGCGCAACAACAAGGTTGATCTTATTTTGCTTGACATTCAGATGGAAGAGCTCACCGGCATACAGCTGCTGAACGCACTTAAAGTTAAACCATTTGTGATTCTGACTACAGCCTACGATGCCTATGCCCTGCAGGGATTTGACCTGGATGTGACGGATTATCTTTTGAAGCCCATTTCATTCGAACGGTTCTTAAAAGCCATTGATAAGGTTTATGACCGCATGTTGAATGAGGGGCAAAAGCTTGCTGAGACAAATCCATCGGCCCATCAGCCGGAATTCAATGTCAAAGATTATTTTTTTGTTAAAACAGAAACTCGCATTGAAAGAGTGCGGACATCTGAAGTGCTTTATGTAGAAGGCATGGGCGATTACTGGCGTATTGTAACCACCAGCCGCCGCATCATGACCCTGATGAATGCCCGCGGAATTGAAGATGTTTTACCCGAGCCCCATTTTTGCAGGGTGCATAAATCATTTTTTGTGGCTATTGATAAAATTGATTTTGTTGAAAGAAGGCATATCAAGATTGCCGATCGTTCCATCCCTGTCAGCGACACGTATCAAAAGAATTTTTTTGATATGATTGAAGGCAAACGCCAGGGTTTTTGA
- a CDS encoding histidine kinase has translation MKRKNILLIHFFFWFYIVNQSLFPLYIGQYEASWLYNNQYLKDVFINTMLNVVSFYVIYLLFPVLMKFRYKLVAIMAGMIVLLLLTAIRTPLELIFWKLPGNKDGAELVFKWMYVWNNLRLVIITGIYAVLIRFMIHAFESQKQKDELINQRQASELALLRSQVNPHFLFNTLNNIYSLVYKKSDLAPAAVMKLSSVMRYMFFDASADKVPLDKELDYLKSFIELQKLRISHPDFVSLQIEGNPEGHLIAPMLLISFVENAFKHSSKLHSPGIIIRLFAGKEGIVFSVVNYLKRTKLPESEIYSGIGLANIRRRLELTYPGRHKLTITQNEEQFSVNLEIWKEAARPVSNKTPQT, from the coding sequence ATGAAAAGGAAAAATATCCTGCTCATTCACTTCTTCTTCTGGTTTTATATTGTAAACCAGTCATTATTTCCTTTGTATATCGGACAGTATGAAGCATCCTGGTTATATAACAATCAGTATTTAAAGGATGTTTTTATTAACACCATGCTCAATGTTGTGTCGTTTTATGTGATTTATCTCTTGTTTCCGGTGTTGATGAAATTCAGATATAAGTTGGTGGCCATCATGGCAGGGATGATTGTTTTGTTGTTGCTCACTGCCATCAGAACACCGCTTGAACTTATCTTTTGGAAACTTCCCGGCAACAAGGACGGAGCCGAACTGGTGTTTAAATGGATGTATGTCTGGAATAATCTGCGGCTGGTTATCATTACCGGCATATATGCTGTTCTTATCCGTTTTATGATTCACGCTTTTGAATCGCAGAAACAAAAGGATGAGTTGATAAACCAGCGGCAGGCAAGTGAACTGGCCCTTTTACGGTCGCAGGTTAATCCGCATTTTCTTTTCAATACACTCAACAATATCTATTCACTGGTTTATAAAAAATCAGATTTGGCACCGGCTGCGGTTATGAAACTGTCATCGGTTATGCGGTATATGTTTTTTGATGCTTCTGCTGATAAAGTGCCGCTGGATAAGGAGTTGGATTACCTGAAAAGCTTTATTGAACTGCAGAAACTTCGCATCAGTCACCCCGATTTTGTTTCGCTGCAGATTGAAGGAAACCCTGAAGGTCACCTTATTGCGCCAATGTTGCTGATTTCGTTTGTTGAAAATGCGTTTAAACACAGCAGCAAATTGCACAGTCCCGGAATTATCATCCGCCTGTTTGCCGGTAAGGAAGGCATCGTTTTCAGTGTGGTCAATTACCTGAAAAGGACAAAACTTCCTGAAAGTGAAATTTATAGCGGCATCGGCCTGGCTAATATCAGGCGAAGGCTTGAACTTACCTATCCGGGCCGGCATAAGCTCACCATTACACAGAATGAGGAACAATTCAGTGTCAATCTTGAAATCTGGAAGGAAGCAGCAAGGCCTGTTTCAAATAAAACCCCGCAAACATGA
- a CDS encoding carboxypeptidase regulatory-like domain-containing protein, which translates to MKKTFTLLLVMACLWAQAQYSTPGTGVSWNLDSLVTNSAGAVILNGDHYEVTSTILILPSDSLSILDNVTVFFHDLTGIESSGILTIDAPSEALFTAIDSTSANKWRGIKLESGHVTNIKNASFRFGGGMRVIAGTFSIDGSTFYKNYYKSGSTSGSYASSAALDISGLASVTNCSFTYNQRGAIASGSNIACRANIRNNYIFGNTTENSNRPQINMGPAGENDTTFIVGNTVIGNGNTSSGGIAYSSLVGVAGNVVIESNVVDLNRYGITLTGSPINGAIRYNTITNNNIQGDPNLGGSGINFTASSASSNLQAMVTGNIISGNLWGITIIGYPQVNMGDSTAATFNPGGNQFSDNGNGGILYDLYNNGPVIQKAMYNCWGVATQDSASIETVVVHAVDNATLGLVKFMPSCAYPTIFTVENASGSPLQQVEISIENFEQTLYTNASGTAEAMLSPGNHLFTASLAGYNTYNGNFTVTAGTNHVNVTLTNSSNYLLTFHVTDTDMAPLAGAEISVASQTLTTNSEGMATITLGNGTYPYTVSKEGYISENGSAVIANGNTDVNVQLTAVVIPTFVLSFQVNNADGQPLEGVSIEIEGQPEPLLTNSAGTVTIELPDGTYSYNASLQNYETYTGSVEIAGANVTENIVLQPDTTSLYTVTFTVDSNMGLLSGAEITINGETLTTNDNGVATIQLTNGTWPYTVTAIDFITEEGSLTVWGADVNESVYLLLTGISQPQHETFTIYPNPVTNRLYIKGNQADAVEIYSQQGTLLQQYKSVKGSINLSGLGQGTYLIRLISGSEVVSKTIVKQ; encoded by the coding sequence ATGAAAAAAACTTTTACTCTTTTACTTGTTATGGCCTGCCTTTGGGCGCAGGCGCAGTACAGCACTCCCGGCACCGGGGTATCGTGGAATCTTGACTCGCTGGTCACCAACTCGGCAGGTGCCGTTATTCTGAACGGCGATCACTACGAAGTAACTTCCACCATTCTGATTCTCCCCTCCGACTCACTCAGTATCCTGGACAATGTTACTGTATTTTTTCATGACCTGACTGGCATTGAGTCGTCGGGAATACTCACCATTGATGCACCATCCGAAGCATTGTTCACAGCCATCGACAGCACTTCTGCCAATAAATGGCGCGGCATAAAACTGGAGTCGGGGCATGTCACCAACATTAAAAACGCCAGCTTCAGATTTGGCGGAGGAATGCGCGTCATTGCCGGCACTTTCTCTATCGACGGAAGTACATTCTATAAAAATTACTACAAATCAGGCTCTACATCAGGCTCTTATGCTTCAAGTGCAGCCCTCGACATTTCAGGGCTGGCCAGTGTAACCAATTGTTCCTTTACCTACAATCAGCGCGGAGCTATTGCTTCAGGTTCAAACATAGCCTGCAGGGCCAATATTCGCAACAACTATATTTTCGGAAACACAACAGAGAATTCAAATCGCCCGCAAATCAACATGGGCCCGGCTGGCGAAAATGATACTACCTTTATTGTTGGCAACACAGTTATTGGCAACGGCAACACCTCATCGGGGGGCATTGCCTATTCATCGCTGGTGGGTGTAGCCGGCAATGTGGTGATTGAATCCAACGTGGTTGACTTAAACCGCTATGGCATCACCCTTACAGGAAGCCCCATCAACGGCGCCATTCGCTACAATACCATCACCAACAACAACATTCAGGGCGACCCGAACCTGGGAGGAAGCGGCATCAATTTTACGGCTTCAAGTGCTTCTTCTAACCTGCAGGCAATGGTTACAGGCAACATCATCAGTGGAAACCTGTGGGGCATTACCATTATCGGATATCCGCAGGTAAATATGGGCGACAGCACAGCAGCCACTTTTAATCCTGGCGGCAACCAGTTTTCCGACAACGGAAACGGCGGCATCCTTTACGACCTTTACAATAACGGCCCGGTTATACAAAAAGCCATGTACAATTGCTGGGGTGTAGCAACACAGGATTCGGCCAGTATTGAAACCGTGGTGGTACATGCGGTTGACAATGCCACACTCGGACTGGTAAAATTTATGCCTTCATGCGCCTATCCAACCATTTTTACTGTTGAAAACGCATCAGGCTCACCGCTTCAGCAGGTTGAAATCAGCATCGAAAACTTTGAACAAACCCTCTATACCAATGCCAGCGGAACGGCAGAAGCAATGTTATCACCGGGCAATCACCTTTTTACAGCCTCACTTGCAGGATACAATACCTACAATGGCAACTTTACCGTTACTGCCGGCACCAACCATGTAAATGTTACCCTGACCAACAGCAGCAACTATTTGCTGACTTTTCATGTAACTGATACAGATATGGCTCCGCTGGCCGGCGCCGAAATTTCCGTTGCTTCTCAAACCCTCACCACCAACAGCGAAGGAATGGCAACCATTACCCTGGGCAATGGCACATATCCTTATACCGTTTCGAAAGAAGGATATATCAGTGAAAACGGAAGTGCAGTTATTGCCAATGGAAATACTGACGTAAATGTTCAGCTCACTGCCGTTGTAATACCCACCTTTGTCCTTAGTTTTCAGGTAAACAATGCAGATGGACAACCCCTTGAAGGAGTTTCAATTGAAATAGAAGGTCAGCCTGAACCATTGCTCACCAACAGTGCCGGAACAGTTACCATTGAACTGCCTGACGGCACATATAGCTATAACGCTTCACTGCAGAATTACGAAACCTATACCGGCTCAGTTGAAATTGCCGGAGCCAATGTAACTGAAAACATTGTACTTCAGCCCGACACCACCAGCCTTTATACTGTGACATTCACCGTTGATTCCAACATGGGTTTACTCAGCGGCGCCGAAATTACCATCAATGGTGAAACACTTACAACCAACGACAATGGTGTGGCTACTATCCAGCTAACCAACGGCACCTGGCCATATACGGTTACGGCCATTGATTTTATCACAGAAGAAGGCTCACTCACCGTATGGGGTGCTGATGTAAATGAATCTGTTTACCTTCTGCTCACAGGCATCAGCCAGCCTCAGCACGAAACATTCACCATTTACCCCAATCCGGTAACCAACCGCCTTTATATCAAAGGCAATCAAGCAGATGCAGTTGAAATTTATTCACAACAAGGTACTCTTTTGCAACAATACAAATCAGTAAAAGGCTCCATCAACCTGAGCGGACTGGGGCAGGGAACTTATCTCATCCGCCTTATTTCAGGCAGCGAAGTGGTAAGTAAAACCATTGTAAAACAATAG
- a CDS encoding DUF2721 domain-containing protein, which yields MHEQITLTTPALLFSAISLILLAYTNRFLGYASLIRGLHEKFSADPNELLEGQIANLRKRLYLTKYMQMLGVGSLFLCVGTMFLIFVGELSVAILIFGVALIMMLVSLAISIYEIQISVKALDLHLGDMEQEQTKHSEA from the coding sequence ATGCACGAACAAATTACACTTACGACACCGGCCCTGCTGTTTTCAGCTATTTCACTTATTTTACTGGCGTATACCAACCGTTTTTTGGGCTATGCCAGCCTTATCAGAGGTCTTCACGAGAAGTTCAGCGCAGATCCAAATGAATTGCTCGAAGGCCAGATTGCCAATCTCAGGAAGCGGTTGTACCTGACAAAGTACATGCAGATGCTGGGTGTGGGCAGCCTGTTTTTATGCGTGGGCACCATGTTTCTCATCTTTGTGGGAGAATTGTCGGTGGCCATTCTTATTTTTGGCGTTGCGCTGATTATGATGCTTGTTTCTTTGGCAATTTCAATTTATGAGATTCAGATTTCGGTCAAAGCGCTTGATTTGCATCTTGGCGATATGGAGCAGGAGCAAACGAAACACTCAGAAGCTTAA
- the tal gene encoding transaldolase, translating to MNALEQLKKFTRVVADTGDFESMIAYRPVDATTNPSLIYASAKDAKYRHLAAQAAAEAKTLSQDKATQLSLCLDRVAVNFGLEILKIVPGRVSTEVDARLSFDTEATIAKARELIRLYEAAGISRERILIKVAATWEGIRAAEQLEKEGIHCNLTLLFSKIQAIACAEAGITLISPFVGRILDWYKKEKDLTGITPDQDPGVISVTEIFNYYKKFGYTTEVMGASFRNKGEITALAGCDLLTIAPSLLKELEESNEVTELKLDANKASGLPITRIDINEKSFRWLMNEDAMATEKLAEGIRKFTVDLLKLEDFLKQEFLN from the coding sequence ATGAACGCCCTTGAACAACTAAAAAAATTCACCCGCGTGGTGGCCGATACCGGCGATTTTGAATCGATGATTGCTTACCGCCCTGTAGATGCAACGACCAATCCTTCGTTGATTTACGCTTCGGCGAAAGATGCAAAATACCGTCATCTGGCAGCTCAGGCAGCCGCCGAAGCCAAAACACTTAGCCAGGACAAAGCCACGCAACTTTCGCTTTGCCTCGATCGTGTTGCTGTGAATTTCGGACTTGAAATCCTGAAAATTGTTCCGGGTCGCGTCAGCACTGAAGTAGATGCCCGCTTATCGTTCGACACCGAAGCTACCATTGCCAAAGCCCGGGAACTGATAAGGCTTTACGAAGCTGCAGGAATCTCGCGTGAGCGTATCCTGATTAAAGTAGCTGCAACCTGGGAAGGCATCCGTGCCGCCGAACAGCTTGAAAAAGAAGGCATCCACTGCAACCTCACCCTTTTGTTTTCAAAAATACAGGCCATCGCTTGTGCAGAAGCCGGCATTACATTGATTTCGCCTTTCGTAGGCCGTATTCTTGACTGGTACAAAAAAGAAAAAGATCTTACCGGTATCACGCCCGACCAGGATCCCGGCGTTATTTCCGTTACCGAAATATTCAATTATTACAAAAAGTTTGGATATACCACCGAAGTAATGGGAGCCAGTTTCCGCAACAAAGGCGAAATTACCGCACTTGCCGGATGTGACCTGCTCACCATTGCCCCTTCGCTGCTCAAAGAACTGGAAGAATCAAATGAAGTGACCGAGCTGAAACTCGACGCGAACAAAGCCTCAGGCCTGCCCATCACCCGCATTGATATCAATGAAAAATCATTCCGCTGGCTGATGAACGAAGACGCCATGGCCACCGAAAAGCTGGCCGAAGGAATCAGAAAATTCACGGTAGACCTTTTAAAGCTGGAAGACTTTCTGAAACAGGAGTTTCTGAATTAG